In one Novosphingopyxis iocasae genomic region, the following are encoded:
- a CDS encoding serine hydrolase, which yields MRFHLTGRIRSAAFLGSVAMLAACVPSARAPQPVPPVANGPVQRVPAPTPPPAPYRNPAAERPAPGLVAEIDELWRNFPGTTGIAVRRIDGDWSFGKRQDELFPQQSVSKTWVSLTILDEVDKGRIKLSDPVTIGVNDLAVFHQPIRDRVIANGSVTETVYSLIQQAITRSDNTANDALLWKAGGPDAVNAFIRDKGLGAIRFGPGERLLQSKIAGLTWNQDYAIGRRFYAARAELPVETRRAALYDYLRDPMDGASPQAIVDALGKLARGELLSPESTRLMLETMERTHSGPNRLKAGVPDGWDFLHKTGTGQELGGIATGYNDIGIMTAPDGTRYAVAVMLGDTTASIPARMRLMQSVTRAVARYHGM from the coding sequence ATGCGTTTTCATTTGACCGGGCGGATCCGTTCCGCCGCGTTTCTTGGGTCTGTTGCCATGCTGGCGGCTTGCGTGCCGAGCGCCCGCGCGCCGCAGCCGGTGCCGCCCGTCGCCAATGGGCCGGTTCAGCGCGTGCCCGCGCCAACGCCGCCGCCCGCGCCCTATCGCAATCCGGCGGCAGAGCGTCCGGCGCCTGGCTTGGTCGCCGAGATCGATGAGCTGTGGCGCAATTTCCCCGGCACCACCGGCATCGCGGTGCGCCGGATTGATGGCGACTGGTCCTTCGGCAAGCGTCAGGACGAGTTGTTTCCGCAGCAGAGCGTGTCCAAGACCTGGGTGTCGCTCACCATATTGGATGAGGTCGACAAGGGCCGCATCAAGCTGAGCGATCCCGTCACCATCGGCGTGAACGATCTGGCCGTGTTTCACCAGCCGATCCGCGACCGAGTGATCGCAAACGGTTCGGTCACCGAAACGGTTTATAGTCTGATTCAGCAAGCCATCACCCGAAGCGACAATACCGCCAATGATGCGCTATTGTGGAAGGCAGGCGGGCCGGATGCGGTCAATGCCTTCATCCGCGATAAGGGGCTTGGTGCCATCCGGTTCGGGCCGGGTGAGCGGCTGCTGCAATCCAAGATCGCTGGGCTTACCTGGAACCAGGATTATGCGATCGGCCGCCGCTTCTACGCCGCTCGGGCGGAGCTGCCGGTCGAGACGCGCCGCGCCGCGCTTTACGATTATCTGCGCGATCCGATGGACGGGGCCAGCCCGCAGGCGATCGTGGATGCGCTTGGCAAACTGGCGCGCGGCGAACTGCTCAGTCCCGAATCGACCCGTTTGATGCTGGAGACGATGGAGCGCACGCATAGCGGCCCCAATCGGCTGAAGGCGGGCGTGCCGGACGGCTGGGATTTCCTCCACAAGACGGGGACGGGGCAGGAACTGGGCGGGATTGCCACCGGCTATAACGATATCGGCATCATGACCGCGCCGGACGGCACGCGCTATGCCGTGGCCGTGATGCTGGGCGATACCACCGCGAGCATCCCCGCGCGCATGCGGCTGATGCAGTCGGTAACGCGCGCGGTGGCCCGCTACCACGGGATGTAA
- the nadB gene encoding L-aspartate oxidase, with product MSAPYDIVIVGSGAAGLTAAISLAEKHRVLVLAKGNLSQGSTAWAQGGIAAVLDEGDTFENHIRDTMIAGAGLNRRDTVERVIAGAPGAIQRLIDMGVPFNKDKDALHLTREGGHSHRRIVHVDDATGWAVQEALLKTARANPNITLLPHQVAIDLITGHHEEKFSGSGRVWGVYALDQESGKVQAHTGRATIIASGGAGRVYQFSTAPRGATGDGIAMAWRAGARVSNMEMMQFHPTCLYNLEVKNFLITEAVRGEGGRLINPRTGKRFMEFYDPTRMELAPRDVVARAIDAEIKRFGLDYVHLDISHQPPEFVAGHFPNIHEKLLGLGIDMTKEPIPVVPAQHYTCGGILIDLQGRTDLPGLYAAGEATESGLHGANRLASNSLLECFVFGEAAARDIMARWEEFEEVPPIRPWDESRVTDSDEEVVIKQNWTEIRRFMWNYVGIVRTTKRLERAQHRIQLLNGEVADYYGNFRVTSDLVELRNLLQTAELIVRSALKRKESRGLHYTTDYPELLPVAEDTVIVP from the coding sequence GTGAGCGCGCCTTACGATATCGTCATCGTCGGATCGGGCGCTGCCGGGCTTACCGCCGCGATTTCGCTTGCCGAAAAGCACCGCGTGCTCGTGCTTGCCAAGGGCAATCTTTCGCAAGGCTCCACCGCCTGGGCGCAGGGCGGCATCGCCGCGGTGCTGGACGAGGGCGATACGTTCGAGAACCATATCCGCGATACCATGATCGCGGGCGCGGGGCTGAACCGGCGCGATACGGTGGAGCGCGTGATCGCCGGCGCGCCGGGCGCCATCCAGCGGCTGATCGATATGGGCGTGCCCTTCAACAAGGATAAGGACGCGCTGCATCTGACGCGTGAGGGCGGGCATTCGCATCGGCGCATCGTGCATGTGGACGATGCCACCGGCTGGGCGGTGCAGGAGGCGCTGCTGAAGACCGCGCGCGCCAATCCCAACATCACGCTGCTGCCGCATCAGGTGGCGATCGATCTTATCACCGGCCACCATGAAGAGAAATTCTCCGGCTCGGGCCGGGTCTGGGGCGTCTATGCGCTCGATCAGGAAAGCGGCAAGGTGCAGGCGCATACCGGCCGCGCCACCATCATTGCCAGCGGCGGCGCTGGACGCGTCTACCAGTTCTCCACCGCCCCGCGCGGCGCGACCGGGGACGGCATCGCCATGGCCTGGCGTGCGGGCGCGCGCGTCTCCAACATGGAGATGATGCAGTTCCACCCCACCTGCCTCTACAATCTGGAGGTTAAGAATTTTCTCATCACCGAGGCCGTACGCGGCGAAGGTGGCCGGCTGATCAACCCGCGTACGGGCAAGCGTTTCATGGAGTTCTACGATCCGACGCGCATGGAGCTGGCACCGCGCGATGTCGTCGCCCGCGCGATCGATGCGGAGATCAAGCGCTTCGGCCTCGATTACGTTCATCTCGATATCAGCCATCAGCCGCCGGAATTCGTGGCCGGCCATTTCCCGAACATTCATGAGAAGCTGCTGGGCCTCGGCATCGACATGACGAAGGAGCCGATCCCGGTGGTGCCGGCGCAGCATTATACCTGCGGCGGCATACTGATCGATCTGCAGGGGCGCACCGATCTTCCGGGCCTTTACGCGGCAGGCGAGGCGACCGAGAGCGGCCTGCACGGCGCGAACCGACTGGCGTCCAACAGCTTGCTCGAATGCTTCGTCTTCGGCGAGGCGGCGGCACGCGACATCATGGCGCGCTGGGAGGAGTTCGAGGAAGTGCCTCCGATTCGCCCCTGGGATGAAAGCCGCGTCACCGATTCGGACGAAGAGGTCGTGATCAAGCAGAACTGGACCGAGATCCGGCGTTTCATGTGGAACTATGTCGGCATTGTGCGCACCACCAAGCGGCTGGAACGTGCGCAGCACCGCATCCAGTTGCTGAACGGAGAAGTGGCGGACTATTACGGCAATTTCCGCGTAACCAGCGATCTGGTCGAGCTGCGCAACCTGCTGCAGACGGCGGAACTGATCGTGCGCAGCGCGCTGAAGCGCAAGGAAAGTCGGGGGCTTCATTATACCACCGACTATCCGGAGCTGTTGCCGGTGGCCGAAGACACGGTGATCGTTCCCTAA
- a CDS encoding ABC transporter ATP-binding protein produces the protein MSNAAISIQNLSKTYAGGKQALSDVSFDVERGSIFGLLGPNGAGKSTLINILAGLVNKTGGHASIWGFDINENPRNAKASIGIVPQEIMFDPFFSPRQTLDLQAGLYGVPKAKRQTDALLRAVHLEDKADAYSRTLSGGMKRRLLIAKAMVHSPPVIILDEPTAGVDIELRQQLWEYVTELNNNGVTVVLTTHYLEEAEQLCDRIAIINHGKLIANEPTRDLVGMAQEKVVVVTVERPIATMPDSRCFEKVEKLDENRLEISYRKDRANAGEVLAAVSGAGHNIVDVSTREADLEDVFLNLTRSAA, from the coding sequence ATGTCAAATGCCGCGATCTCCATCCAGAACCTGTCCAAAACCTATGCCGGGGGCAAGCAGGCGCTCAGCGACGTCAGCTTCGATGTCGAGCGCGGCTCGATCTTCGGGCTGCTCGGGCCCAATGGCGCGGGTAAATCCACGCTGATCAATATCCTGGCGGGGCTGGTCAACAAGACCGGCGGCCATGCCAGCATCTGGGGTTTCGATATCAACGAGAACCCCCGGAACGCCAAGGCGTCGATCGGCATCGTGCCGCAGGAGATCATGTTCGATCCCTTCTTCTCCCCGCGCCAGACGCTGGATTTGCAGGCCGGGCTTTACGGCGTGCCCAAGGCCAAGCGGCAGACCGATGCGCTGCTGCGCGCGGTGCATCTGGAGGACAAGGCGGACGCCTATTCGCGCACGCTGTCGGGCGGCATGAAGCGGCGGCTGCTCATCGCCAAGGCCATGGTCCATTCGCCGCCCGTCATCATCCTCGACGAGCCGACGGCGGGCGTGGATATCGAGCTTCGCCAGCAGCTGTGGGAATATGTGACGGAGCTGAACAACAACGGCGTCACCGTGGTGCTCACCACCCATTATCTGGAAGAGGCCGAGCAGCTGTGCGACCGAATCGCGATCATCAACCACGGCAAGCTGATCGCCAATGAACCGACGCGTGATCTCGTCGGCATGGCGCAGGAAAAGGTGGTGGTGGTGACAGTGGAACGCCCGATCGCGACGATGCCCGATTCGCGCTGTTTCGAGAAGGTGGAGAAGCTGGACGAAAACCGGCTGGAAATCAGCTATCGCAAGGACCGCGCCAATGCAGGCGAGGTGCTGGCCGCCGTCAGCGGTGCGGGCCACAACATCGTCGACGTCTCGACGCGGGAAGCCGATCTGGAAGACGTCTTCCTCAATCTGACGCGGTCCGCAGCGTGA
- a CDS encoding zinc-finger domain-containing protein translates to MNQPPETIRTQHRRVACDGAGEISPALGHPRVWLEIADDIGWVDCGYCDRHFVLIGGPADGPLAEERIAEEHQSEHGRKEV, encoded by the coding sequence ATGAACCAACCGCCCGAAACCATCCGCACCCAGCATCGCCGCGTCGCCTGCGACGGCGCAGGAGAGATTTCCCCCGCGCTCGGCCATCCGCGCGTGTGGCTGGAAATTGCCGATGACATCGGCTGGGTGGATTGCGGCTATTGCGATCGCCATTTCGTGCTGATCGGCGGCCCCGCCGACGGCCCGCTGGCCGAAGAGCGGATCGCCGAAGAGCATCAGAGCGAGCACGGTCGCAAGGAAGTCTGA
- the tldD gene encoding metalloprotease TldD translates to MDIQDPRSFLYRPGQLDPETASRVTGEVLGQCDDGELYLQYSASESFVFDDGRLKVADYNMDSGFGLRGISGEMTGFAHANEISEAAIRRASETLKLIEPTKSPMAAPPRHNNRHLYTGDNPLDAVPFEKKAALCAEIDAAARARDPRVAQVSVGLSGSWSVVEIVRPDGFVATDIRPLVRLNVSIVAEENGRRETGSFGLGGRYLYGRLFEKAEWERAIDTALEQALVNLRSVAAPAGEMTVLLGPGWPGVLLHEAIGHGLEGDFNRKGTSAFSGRIGDRVAVPGVTIVDDGSIGERRGSLSIDDEGTPTQETVLIEDGILKGYMQDRMNARLMGVPATGNGRRQDYAHHPMPRMTNTFMKSGEDDPEELLSRVKDGIFAKSFGGGQVDIVSGKFVFSCTEAYRVKNGKLGDPIKGATLIGDGPTVLTKLTGIGNDMALDEGVGICGKGGQTVPAGVGQPTLLVGGLTVGGTAAA, encoded by the coding sequence ATGGATATTCAGGACCCGCGCAGCTTTCTCTACCGTCCCGGCCAGCTCGATCCGGAGACCGCCAGCCGCGTCACCGGCGAGGTGCTCGGCCAGTGCGACGATGGCGAGCTTTACCTTCAATATAGCGCCAGCGAGAGCTTCGTGTTCGACGACGGCCGTCTGAAGGTGGCCGATTACAATATGGATTCGGGCTTCGGCCTGCGCGGGATCTCGGGCGAGATGACGGGTTTCGCCCACGCCAATGAAATCAGTGAGGCAGCCATCCGCCGCGCGTCCGAGACGCTGAAGCTGATCGAACCCACCAAATCGCCCATGGCCGCGCCCCCGCGCCACAACAACCGCCACCTCTATACGGGCGACAATCCACTGGACGCCGTGCCGTTCGAGAAAAAGGCCGCTCTGTGCGCGGAGATCGACGCCGCCGCCCGCGCGCGCGATCCGCGCGTGGCGCAGGTTTCGGTCGGTCTGTCGGGCAGTTGGTCGGTCGTCGAGATCGTGCGGCCGGACGGCTTCGTCGCCACCGATATCCGCCCGCTGGTGCGCCTCAACGTCTCGATCGTCGCCGAAGAGAATGGCCGGCGCGAGACCGGCAGTTTCGGCTTGGGCGGGCGCTATCTCTATGGCCGCCTGTTCGAAAAGGCGGAGTGGGAACGCGCGATCGACACCGCGCTGGAACAGGCGCTGGTCAATCTGCGCTCGGTCGCTGCGCCCGCGGGCGAGATGACGGTGCTGCTCGGCCCCGGCTGGCCTGGCGTGCTGCTGCACGAAGCCATCGGCCACGGGCTGGAAGGCGATTTCAACCGCAAGGGCACGAGCGCCTTTTCCGGCCGCATCGGAGACCGCGTCGCCGTGCCCGGCGTCACCATTGTCGACGACGGGTCGATCGGCGAACGCCGCGGCTCGCTCTCGATCGATGACGAAGGCACCCCGACGCAGGAAACCGTGCTAATCGAGGACGGTATCCTCAAAGGCTATATGCAGGACCGGATGAACGCCCGGCTGATGGGCGTGCCCGCCACCGGCAACGGCCGCCGCCAGGACTATGCCCATCATCCCATGCCGCGCATGACCAACACCTTCATGAAGAGCGGCGAAGACGATCCGGAGGAACTGCTCAGCCGCGTCAAGGACGGCATTTTCGCCAAGAGCTTCGGCGGCGGACAGGTGGATATCGTGTCCGGCAAGTTCGTGTTCTCCTGCACCGAGGCGTACCGGGTGAAGAACGGCAAGCTGGGCGATCCGATCAAGGGCGCCACGCTGATCGGCGATGGACCGACGGTGCTCACCAAGCTGACCGGCATCGGCAACGACATGGCGCTGGACGAAGGCGTGGGCATTTGCGGCAAGGGCGGTCAGACCGTGCCCGCAGGCGTGGGTCAGCCGACGCTGCTGGTGGGCGGCCTGACGGTGGGCGGTACTGCCGCGGCCTGA
- a CDS encoding DUF924 family protein codes for MKTWTDDILDFWFEHVGPDHWFNSRPELDREIRERYRPLWEEMRGEEAMFFLGSARDALAAVILFDQFPRNMFREEPDSFATDPLAKSIATQAIDMGYEEALEGSEKAFLFMPFMHSESLEDQDRAVALFSRAGLEENLQYAIGHRDLIRRFGRFPHRNPVLGRESSPEELQAIEDWHS; via the coding sequence ATGAAGACCTGGACTGACGACATCCTAGATTTCTGGTTCGAGCATGTCGGGCCGGACCATTGGTTCAATTCCCGCCCCGAGCTCGACCGCGAAATTCGCGAACGCTACCGCCCGCTCTGGGAAGAGATGCGCGGGGAAGAGGCGATGTTCTTCCTGGGTTCGGCCCGCGACGCACTGGCTGCGGTAATCCTGTTCGATCAGTTTCCCCGCAACATGTTCCGTGAGGAGCCGGATAGCTTCGCCACCGATCCGCTGGCCAAATCCATCGCCACCCAAGCCATCGACATGGGCTACGAGGAAGCGCTGGAAGGGTCCGAAAAGGCGTTCCTGTTCATGCCCTTCATGCACAGCGAAAGCCTTGAGGATCAGGACCGCGCAGTGGCGCTGTTCAGCCGTGCGGGGCTGGAGGAGAATCTGCAATATGCGATCGGCCACCGCGATCTGATCCGTCGCTTCGGTCGCTTTCCGCATCGCAATCCGGTGCTGGGCCGCGAAAGCAGTCCGGAAGAGCTTCAGGCTATCGAGGACTGGCATTCGTGA
- a CDS encoding DUF2007 domain-containing protein: MGLVRIAQFPDRMAADLARLQLAAEGIESVVFDGGMASLGLGMMTPARLMVAEEDADHARDLLGSAETDEGA; this comes from the coding sequence ATGGGCCTTGTCCGGATCGCACAATTTCCCGATCGCATGGCCGCCGATCTGGCACGGTTGCAGCTCGCCGCCGAGGGCATCGAGAGCGTGGTGTTCGATGGCGGGATGGCGAGCCTTGGCCTGGGCATGATGACGCCCGCGCGGCTGATGGTGGCCGAAGAGGACGCGGATCACGCGCGCGATCTTCTGGGGAGCGCCGAAACGGACGAGGGCGCATGA
- a CDS encoding endonuclease/exonuclease/phosphatase family protein yields the protein MIRVASYNIHKAVGTDRKRDPGRVCRALGALKADVVTLQEADMRFGSRQSVLPEAQVREAGYDIVPFHIRPGGIGWHGNAVLVKHGHRVRTARALDLPTLEPRGAVLAEVDIDGRTMRVIGMHLDLSGLWRRRQVRSVIAHLDACGEAMPTVLMGDLNQWSSRGCLSEFTGHPHYRLLDTPKSFHSRKPVSRLDRIITSHEWRCEATGTLENAALQAGSDHLPVWADLKLHDH from the coding sequence ATGATCCGCGTCGCCAGCTACAATATCCACAAGGCCGTCGGCACCGATCGCAAACGCGATCCCGGCCGCGTCTGCCGCGCGCTGGGTGCGCTGAAGGCCGATGTGGTGACGCTGCAGGAAGCCGATATGCGCTTCGGATCGCGCCAAAGCGTGTTGCCCGAGGCACAGGTGCGCGAGGCGGGTTACGACATCGTACCGTTCCATATCCGCCCCGGCGGCATCGGTTGGCACGGCAATGCAGTGCTGGTGAAGCACGGCCACCGGGTGCGCACGGCGCGCGCGCTGGACCTGCCGACTCTGGAGCCGCGCGGCGCGGTGTTGGCGGAGGTCGATATCGACGGGCGCACCATGCGCGTGATCGGCATGCATCTCGACCTGTCCGGCCTATGGCGGCGGCGGCAGGTGCGCAGTGTGATCGCGCATCTGGATGCCTGCGGCGAAGCCATGCCCACCGTGCTGATGGGCGATCTCAACCAATGGTCCAGCCGCGGCTGCCTCAGCGAATTTACCGGCCACCCGCATTACCGGCTGCTCGATACCCCGAAGAGCTTCCACAGCCGCAAGCCGGTGAGCCGGCTGGACCGGATCATCACCAGCCACGAATGGCGCTGCGAGGCCACGGGAACGCTGGAAAATGCTGCACTGCAAGCAGGATCGGACCATCTGCCGGTATGGGCGGACCTGAAATTGCATGACCACTGA
- a CDS encoding P-II family nitrogen regulator, with translation MKLCIAIIKPHKLDAVREALTEIGISGMTITEVKGFGRQKGHTETYRGAEYSISFVPKVKIEIACSDDLAARVVETLQESAGSGSIGDGKIFTVPLESAVRIRTGETADAAL, from the coding sequence GTGAAATTATGTATCGCCATCATCAAGCCGCACAAACTTGATGCGGTCCGCGAAGCGCTGACCGAGATCGGTATTTCCGGCATGACCATCACCGAGGTGAAGGGCTTCGGGCGCCAGAAAGGCCATACCGAGACCTATCGTGGCGCAGAATATTCGATCAGCTTCGTACCCAAGGTAAAGATCGAGATCGCCTGTTCGGACGATCTGGCAGCGCGCGTCGTCGAAACGCTTCAGGAAAGCGCGGGCAGCGGATCGATCGGCGATGGCAAGATCTTCACCGTGCCGCTGGAGAGCGCCGTGCGCATTCGCACCGGCGAAACCGCGGACGCCGCGCTGTGA